In Pannonibacter sp. XCT-53, the sequence CTCAGCGAACAGGAACGCGCGCTGGAACTGATGCAGCGGCGGGTAATCAGCCAGCAGGTCTATGACAAGGCGCTCAGCGAATATTCCCAGATCAGCGCCCTTCTGGCGGCGCAGCGGGAACGGCTGAACGACTACACGATCCGCGCGCCCATTTCCGGCCTCGTCCTGCGGCAGGACGGCTCCGTCGGCGAAGTCGTGGCGCCGGGCGAAATCCTGTTCTGGATCGGCCAGCCGTCACCGCTGCGCCTCGTGGCCGACGTCAACGAGGAGGACATCCCCCAGGTGGCCCCGGGACAGAAGGCGCTGATCCGGGCCGATGCCTTTCCCGGCCAGGCGCTGACGGCAACGGTTGACCGCATCACGCCGATGGGCGACCCGGTGCTGAAGAACTACCGGGTCTATCTCGCCCTGCCCGAGGACACGCCGTTGCGGGTGGGCATGACGGTGGAGCTCAACATCGTCACCCGGGAGGTTCCCGACGCGCTGCTGGTCCCCACCGCGGCGCTTGACGGAACCGAGGTGCTGACGGTCGCGGACGACGGCACGCTGGCGCGCCAGCCGGTCGGCATCGGCATCAGGGGTGTGGAGGCCAGCCAGGTGCTGTCCGGTCTCGACCCGGACGCCCGGCTCGTCTCCCCGTTCCGCGATGACCTGAAACCTGGACAGAGGATCGCGCCGGTTGCCGATACGGATGGCGCAAAGCCATGATGCTGCTTCTGGAAATCGCCCTTACCCATGTCCGGGCGCGCTTGCGCCAGACCCTTGTCTCGACGCTGGGCGTGGCCCTGGGTGTCGGCTTTTCCGTCGCCATGGCGAGCCTGATGGAGGGATCGCAGCGGGACTTCGTCACGGCCCTGATCGACGCCATCGCCCATGTCGAGGTCACCGACGACCGGCGCAACCCGGCCCCGCAGCCCGCCGCCACGGCCTATGCGGCGGTCGCCTTCCACGGGCTGCGACCGGTGGAGGACACCCGGGGCATCCGCAATCCGACAGAGGCTATAACTGCCCTGCGCAACTGGGTTGACGGCGACCTGGCGCCGCGACTGACGGGACAGGCGGTGCTGCGCTATGCCGGACAGGATCTCGGCCTGTCCCTGCGGGGCGTCGACCCGGCCGCCGAGGTGCGGGTGTCGAAGATTGCCGAGGACATGCGCCAGGGCAGCTTCCACGATCTGGCGGCGACAGCCAACGGGCTGATCCTCGGCGACACGGCGGCCACGCGGCTGGGTGCAGGGGTCGGCGACACCGTGACGCTGACCTCCGCCTCCGGTCTTGCGAAGCGGTTCAGGATCGTCGGCCTGTTCCACACCGGCGTCACCGGCAGCGACGAAGGTCTCGCCTATGCGCCGCTGAAGGCCGTGCAGATCCTGATGGAACGGCAGAACGTGATCAACGGGATCGCCATCCACCTGCGCGACATCAACGAGGCGGATGCGGTTGCCGCCCGTGCCGAGCGTCTGCTGGGCTACAAGGCTGTGTCCTGGCAGCAGGCCAACGAGGGCCTGATGGAGGCCTTCGCCGTGCGCAACGTGATCATGTACACGGTCGTCGGCGCGATCCTGCTGGTGGCCGGTTTCGGCATCTTCAACATCATCTCGACCATCGTGCACGAGAAGGCGCGCGACATCGCGATCCTGAAATCGCTCGGCTTTGCCGAACGGGACATGCAGGCCGTCTTCGTCTTCGAGGGGGTTCTCATCGGCAGTCTCGGCGCCGCCGGGGGCTGCCTGCTGGGCTTTGCCCTGTCGAGCTACATGGCCTCGATCACGTTTTCCTTTGCCAGCAACGCGGTCGAGGTGACACATCTGCCCATCTACATGAGCCCGCTGCACTATGTGATCGCCTCGGCCCTGGCCCTGGCCTCCTCGGCCATTGCCGGCTACCTGCCGGCACGCCGGGCGGCGGCGCTGAACCCCGTCGACATCATCCGGGGGGCAAGCTGATGGCCCCGGCCCTGCTCGAGACACATGCGCTGACACGGATCCTGCCGGCCACCGTGCCCGTGACCCTGGTGGAGAACATCACGATCCGCATCGGTCAGGGCGAATTCGTGGCCATCACCGGCCCTTCGGGCTCGGGCAAGTCGTCGCTGCTCTACCTGCTCGGCCTTCTGGACCGGCCGACATCGGGCGATGTGACGGTGCTGGGCGACAGCACGCGGGATCTGGACAGCGACAGTCTCGCCCGGCTGCGCCTCAAGGATCTCGGCTTCGTGTTCCAGTTCCACTTCCTCTTGCCGGAATTCACCTCGCTCGAGAACGTGATGATCCCGATGCGCAAGCTGGGCCTCCTGTCGCGGGCGGCGGCGCGCGAGCGGGCATATCATCTGCTGGCCAGCCTTGGCCTGGCCGATTTCGCCCACCGGCGGCCGGACCAGCTGTCGGGCGGGCAGCGCCAGCGGGTGGCGGTGGCCCGCGCGCTGGCCAACGGGCCGCGGCTGATCCTTGCCGACGAGCCGACCGGCAGCCTCGATTCCCATGCCACCGAGCAGGTGTTCCTGGCGCTGGAGCGCATCGTGAAGGAAGACGGCACCACGGTCGTTGCCGTAACCCATGACATGCAGCTGGCCGCGCGGATGCACCGGCGGCTGCATCTGGTCGACGGCCGGATCGACCAGGACCAGATGCAGCCGCAGCCCGGCGCGTGATCGGCCATCCGGAGGTTGAGGAGGCCCGGCCTTCGCCGGCGCCGAGATCCCGTCGCCGCACCTCTGGTCAAGGTCAAGCATCCAGCTGGCGAGGAGGCCGGCAGCGGCCCGGACCTGCGCAGGGTCATCGCGCCGTGCGTCCCGCTTGTCTGCAGTTCATCCCGGGACTGCCGTCTGACCTTGCGTTAACGGCTTGTTGACGACACCGAGAGAGCTTCTAGAGAGATCCACGATCCGGAGCCGCGGTGATTGACCCTGCACCTGCTTCATGGCATAAGGCCGCCATCATCAAGAGAAGGGCTGGCGCCCTCGCCAACCTGCCTGACCGGGCAAGGTGGTCTCCGCAGAGGGATGTGGCCGAAGCTGTGCTTCCGGCAACCAAGCGGTTGAATGCTGACATGCGCCAGTCCTCCTCGGGCAACCGACGGAGGATTTTTTAATGTCGAAGGAGAATGTAGCCGTGACTGCCGTCCCCCAGATTGTCGTATCCGGGGTGTTGTCCCTGGATCTGGGCGTTTCCCATGCCCATGCCCAGCTGACCGCCTCGGAATTCTATGTCCTGCAGCGGATGCGCCAGTTCAAACTGCGCACTGCCATCACAAGACCGCTTGCGCCGCTGTCCGCCGACGAGCGTGAGGCGCGGGTCGAAGACCAGCTTGCCCTCTGGGAGTCCGGTTGCAGCAAGGCCATTGATGAAGGCCTTTATGCCGACCTCGAGAGGCGCGCCAAACAGATCCTGCGCGGCTGATCGCAGCGGATCCTGCCTCCCCTTTCACCGTTCTGCCTCCGGACGCGGGCCCTCGCCTGTGACCGATCCCTTGCGGGTCCGCGTCGAAACGGCATCCGTCGGGCCGGCACGGCCCGTCATGGCCTGGCCGCGACCGTGTTCGATCGGTCGGGGTCGGCCGTCGGCCCTCAGCCCGCGACGGGCGGCACGGCGACCGGACGTCCGTCGTCATCGACAGCCACGAAGGTGAAGGTGGCCTCCGTCACCTTTTCGCGGTGGCCAAAGCGGTGACGCAGGGCCCAGGCCTCGAGATGGATCTCCATCGAGGTGCGGCCGATGCGGCCGACGCGCGAATAGACGCAGAGAACGTCGCCGACATGCACCGGGCGAATGAACTTCATCTTGTCCACGGCGATGGTCACCACACGTCCGCCGGCGCGCTGCCCGGCTGCGATCCCGCCGGCAAGGTCCATCTGCGACAGCACCCAGCCGCCGAAGATGTCGCCAGCGGCATTCGTGTCCGCCGGCATGGCCATGGTGCGAAGGGTCAGGTCGCCGGTCGGGGCATCTTCTGCAATCGGCATCGTCTCTGCGTTCAAGGCTGGTCTCCGGGCAAATCACCTGTGCCGAGCCTACTTGAATTCGTCCGGGAAGAAATGCGCAGATTGCAGGCGGGCGCCTGCCTGTGACGACGGCAGGGCCTTCGGTCGGGCGCCACTCAGTAGAACAGTTGCAACAGCAGCATCAGCCACAGCGGCATGGGCGCGGCGACCCAGATGAGGACGAAGGGCAGCACGCGGATGCTGCGCCGGGCGATGAAGTCCCGGGTGGCGGGTTCGGGAAACTCAGACAAGATCAAACTCCACGAGTGCGAGAACGAGCAAGGCGAGGCCGCCGGCGGCAAAGGCCAGTCTGGCGTTCAGGATCAGGCTGCGGCCGATCCCGTCGAGGCGTGGCAGCTCCATGCCGCGCGAGTCCAGATACATGGACAGGAGCATGCCCGAGAACACGAGGAACCAGCCGAGCGTCAGGAGTTCGGCGGCAAGGACAACGGCTTCAAGCATGGGAGGCTCCTGCGTCGGGGCATGACCGGCCATCGCCCGGTCGGACGTCGGTCGGCTCGAGGAACGTGAAGGCCTGCAGCGTCGTGGCGATCCGTTCGGCCCGCTCGATCACGGCGCCGGCCGCTTCCGGCCCGAACACCTCCCGGGCCACGGGGCGAAACACCGCCAGCCATTCCGGGTAGTCGTCCGGGCGAATGTCTGCGAGCGCCAGATGAACGGGCACCGGCCGGCCCTTGAAGGTACCGGTCTGCAGCAGGATCGATTCCCAGAACTGCGTCATCCGGGCGAGATGGCTGTCCCACTGGCCGGCAAGCCGGCGCTCGAAGATCGGACCGAGCCGCGGATGGCGGCGGATCTCGGCATAGAAGCGGTCCACGAGACGGGCGATCTGCTCGGGAGCGAGGCCCGGCTGGTCGGCCAGACCACGGCGCGGCAGGGCGCCGTCGTCAGGGTGGCCCGCAGGGGCGTTGTCGGAAAGCTTGTGCATGCGCTTGCCTCAAACATTCATTTAAGATGCATGTTTCATATCGCACGCCGCTCGACTAAAATCAACATCTGAAATGAATGTTTGAGGACGTCATGCGCCTGAGCCAAGCCAGCGATTTTGCCCTGCGGATCCTCGTCCATCTGGGCCAGACCCGAACGCCGCAGACCGTCGAAGGCCTCAGTGTGACCCTTGGCCTGTCCAAGTCGCATGTGATGAAGATTGTCGCGCATCTCGGACGGGCGGGCATTCTGGCCACGAGCCGGGGGCGCGGCGGCGGCCTCACCCTGCGCAAGGACCCGGCAGAAATCCGGCTGGGCGCGGTTGTCCGTGAAATGGAACCGGATCTCGGCGTGGTTGCCTGTCTTCAGGACGGGCCGGCGGACTGCGTGTTCCTGCCCCGCTGCGCGCTGAAATCGGCCATGGCCCGCGCAACCAACGCCTTCATCGACAGTCTGGACAGCAACACGCTGGCCGATGTGCTGCCGGGAACGCAGCCGGCGCGACCCGCGGCAGCGCCCCTGCCTCCGGCCCGGTAGCAGCACCTGCGCCCGGCGAGATTGCCCGGGTCCCCCGGACCAGCCTGCGGCCGCGTCAGGACCTGAGGCGCGCCGGAGAGGTCACCTGCGTCAGAGCGTTGCAGCCTTCTGCAGGATCTCGGGCCGTTCCAGACAGTAATAGCCGGAAATGCGGGTGATGGTGCCGAGGCGCTTCCAGTCGTTGAGCACGCGACTGACGTTCTCGCGCGCCGCGCCTGCCATGTTGGCGATCTCGGACTGGCTCAGCTTGTAGTGGATCAGGATGCGGCCATTGTCGAGCGGCTTGCCGAAGGTTTCCGACAGCTGCAGCAGCGTCTGGGCGACACGGCCCGGAAGCGGCAGGAAGGAGCGCGCCGCCAGCACGTCGTTGGAATGCCGCAGGCGCTTGCCGACGATGGCAAGCATGTGCCGGTACAGCTGCGGGTTCTCGTCGGCAAAGCGCTCGAAGGCAAGCTTGTCGATGAAGGCGAGCCGGGCTGCCTTCAGCGCCGTCACCGTGGCGGAGCGTGGACGCCCGTCCAGCAGCGCCAGTTCGCCGACCACGTCCCCGGGTCCGAGCACGGCGAGCAGCTGCTCGTCGCCCTCGACCGACAGGATGGAGACCTTGAGCGAGCCTTCCAGGATGGCGTAGCAGCCGTTGCCGGGATCCCCGGCCTCGAACAGGATGGCACCCGCATTGACCTTCATCGGCCGCGCAAGCTTCGTCAGCCCCTCGGCAAGGTCGCAAGGCAGACCCTGCAGCGAAAAACTGTTCTCAAAAAAGCCAGCGAGATCCGCCACGGCCGTCGCCCCCACAGCACGCCTGTTTCCGGTCAGCGGCCCGGATTGCCTGCCCGCAATCCTGTGACCCGTATCACGTGCACTGTCTCAAACTCTGCCTATATGTACAAGCAGGGAAGCGGACGGCAGCCGTGTTCCTCATGTGCATCCGGGTCCGGCGGGGCCGCGCGATGTGTCAGCGCAAGCTGAACCGGCGGCAGATCCCAAACCTGTCGCCTTCCGAAGAGCAGCC encodes:
- a CDS encoding acyl-CoA thioesterase, with the protein product MPIAEDAPTGDLTLRTMAMPADTNAAGDIFGGWVLSQMDLAGGIAAGQRAGGRVVTIAVDKMKFIRPVHVGDVLCVYSRVGRIGRTSMEIHLEAWALRHRFGHREKVTEATFTFVAVDDDGRPVAVPPVAG
- a CDS encoding ABC transporter permease; translation: MMLLLEIALTHVRARLRQTLVSTLGVALGVGFSVAMASLMEGSQRDFVTALIDAIAHVEVTDDRRNPAPQPAATAYAAVAFHGLRPVEDTRGIRNPTEAITALRNWVDGDLAPRLTGQAVLRYAGQDLGLSLRGVDPAAEVRVSKIAEDMRQGSFHDLAATANGLILGDTAATRLGAGVGDTVTLTSASGLAKRFRIVGLFHTGVTGSDEGLAYAPLKAVQILMERQNVINGIAIHLRDINEADAVAARAERLLGYKAVSWQQANEGLMEAFAVRNVIMYTVVGAILLVAGFGIFNIISTIVHEKARDIAILKSLGFAERDMQAVFVFEGVLIGSLGAAGGCLLGFALSSYMASITFSFASNAVEVTHLPIYMSPLHYVIASALALASSAIAGYLPARRAAALNPVDIIRGAS
- a CDS encoding efflux RND transporter periplasmic adaptor subunit, encoding MRIVKPALVLLAVAAAVAAFLFWTNRPPEVAVVSPSRGTAADVVYATASVEPVIWAKVTSLLRERLVELCDCEGRSIRAGDVLAELDAGDARATLKELEARQSLSLSEQERALELMQRRVISQQVYDKALSEYSQISALLAAQRERLNDYTIRAPISGLVLRQDGSVGEVVAPGEILFWIGQPSPLRLVADVNEEDIPQVAPGQKALIRADAFPGQALTATVDRITPMGDPVLKNYRVYLALPEDTPLRVGMTVELNIVTREVPDALLVPTAALDGTEVLTVADDGTLARQPVGIGIRGVEASQVLSGLDPDARLVSPFRDDLKPGQRIAPVADTDGAKP
- a CDS encoding group III truncated hemoglobin, with product MHKLSDNAPAGHPDDGALPRRGLADQPGLAPEQIARLVDRFYAEIRRHPRLGPIFERRLAGQWDSHLARMTQFWESILLQTGTFKGRPVPVHLALADIRPDDYPEWLAVFRPVAREVFGPEAAGAVIERAERIATTLQAFTFLEPTDVRPGDGRSCPDAGASHA
- a CDS encoding ABC transporter ATP-binding protein, whose amino-acid sequence is MAPALLETHALTRILPATVPVTLVENITIRIGQGEFVAITGPSGSGKSSLLYLLGLLDRPTSGDVTVLGDSTRDLDSDSLARLRLKDLGFVFQFHFLLPEFTSLENVMIPMRKLGLLSRAAARERAYHLLASLGLADFAHRRPDQLSGGQRQRVAVARALANGPRLILADEPTGSLDSHATEQVFLALERIVKEDGTTVVAVTHDMQLAARMHRRLHLVDGRIDQDQMQPQPGA
- a CDS encoding RrF2 family transcriptional regulator — its product is MRLSQASDFALRILVHLGQTRTPQTVEGLSVTLGLSKSHVMKIVAHLGRAGILATSRGRGGGLTLRKDPAEIRLGAVVREMEPDLGVVACLQDGPADCVFLPRCALKSAMARATNAFIDSLDSNTLADVLPGTQPARPAAAPLPPAR
- a CDS encoding cyclic nucleotide-binding domain-containing protein, which produces MADLAGFFENSFSLQGLPCDLAEGLTKLARPMKVNAGAILFEAGDPGNGCYAILEGSLKVSILSVEGDEQLLAVLGPGDVVGELALLDGRPRSATVTALKAARLAFIDKLAFERFADENPQLYRHMLAIVGKRLRHSNDVLAARSFLPLPGRVAQTLLQLSETFGKPLDNGRILIHYKLSQSEIANMAGAARENVSRVLNDWKRLGTITRISGYYCLERPEILQKAATL